The Pseudomonadota bacterium genomic sequence CGTCCGGCGCGCCGTCTCGCTCGACGGGGAGGCGCTGCACGTCGGCGGCGCGGCCGTCGATCTCGCAGGGGCCCGGATCCGGATCGTGGGCGGCGGGAAGGCCGCGGTGCCGATGGTCGAGGCCGTCGTCGATCTTCTCGGCGACCGGATCGACGGCGGGATCGTGATCACGAAGCGCGGCCACGGCGAGGACCGCGGCGCGGTCGGGCCTGTCGCGATCCGCGCGGGCGGCCACCCTCTGCCGGACGCGGACGGCGTGCGCGCTGCCGCCGAGATCGTGGCCCTGCTCACAGGCGGCGCCGAGCGGGATCTCGTCGTGGCGCTGCTCTCGGGCGGCGGGTCGTCGCTCCTCGCCCTGCCCGACGACGGCGTCTCGCTCGACGACCTGCGCGACGCGAGCGACGCCTTCATCCTGGGCGGCGCGGACATCGCTCGGCTGAACGCGTTGCGCAAGCACCTCACCCGCCTGTCGGGCGGCCGGCTCGCCCGCCTCGCGGCCCCGGCACGCGTCGTCGCGCTCATCCTCTCGGACGTCGTCGGCGATCCGCTCGACGCGATCGCGTCCGGCCCCACGGCGCCGGATCCGACGACGTTCGGCGACGCCCTCGCCGCCGTTCGCGCGCTCGGGCTCGAGGCCGCGTTCCCCGGCCCGGTGCTCGAGCGGCTCCGACTCGGCGTTTCGGGGGCGATCGACGAGACGCCCAAGCCCGGGGATCCCTTGTTCGATCGCGTCCTCAACCTTGTCGTGGCCGGCAACCGCACGGCCGTCGACGCCGCGGCCGAGAGAGCCCGCTCTCTCGGCTTCGCGACGGAGGTCGCGGCGGCGGATCTGCGCGGAGAGGCGAAGGAGTGCGGCCGGGAGCTCGCGGCGCGCGCGGCCGCGATTTCACGGGGCAAAGGCGCCCTGCGCCTCCCGGCGTGCCTCGTGTACGGCGGCGAGACCACGGTGACCGTGCGGGGGACGGGACGGGGCGGGCGCA encodes the following:
- a CDS encoding DUF4147 domain-containing protein, giving the protein MTPAAENAEIIWRAALDAVDPNRVVRRAVSLDGEALHVGGAAVDLAGARIRIVGGGKAAVPMVEAVVDLLGDRIDGGIVITKRGHGEDRGAVGPVAIRAGGHPLPDADGVRAAAEIVALLTGGAERDLVVALLSGGGSSLLALPDDGVSLDDLRDASDAFILGGADIARLNALRKHLTRLSGGRLARLAAPARVVALILSDVVGDPLDAIASGPTAPDPTTFGDALAAVRALGLEAAFPGPVLERLRLGVSGAIDETPKPGDPLFDRVLNLVVAGNRTAVDAAAERARSLGFATEVAAADLRGEAKECGRELAARAAAISRGKGALRLPACLVYGGETTVTVRGTGRGGRNQELALAAAITLEARGCERACVVAVSTDGQDGPTDAAGAAVDATTCGRIRATGIDPNAALAENDSFTALDAAGALIRTGPTRTNAADLALVLVDAIR